Proteins from a genomic interval of Verrucomicrobium sp.:
- a CDS encoding glycosyltransferase family 4 protein produces MPVPSALDLLFHVPSLHGNRIDEPGYCEENPLGGSETAVVRLAAALRQLGHRVRVETDPRALRGAACDALVCCRDWRPVMAEDISARLRYYWAQDDADQPILLPLKEKPELAAAFYRRCNGVALVSAYQFGRWVHELKLPPVLGPSGPAFLTANGVDGASVLPAEAVTPDRPRRAYYASTPFRGLDRLVESWPHIRAAVPDAELWIFGSRRVYKMDDTPEEAALYEQAAALPGVTCHGPVGQRALREAARQCRVLAYPCTFPETSCIAAMEAMAAGCAVVATHLGALPETAWRNPLVFPTEDWQAAWTFEVCRALADDTYYCDLAIQNVTTARSFGYGRLARQWDRRIRLDHALGQIPR; encoded by the coding sequence ATGCCGGTTCCCTCCGCCCTCGACCTTCTCTTCCACGTCCCCTCCCTGCACGGGAACCGCATCGACGAGCCCGGCTACTGCGAGGAAAACCCCCTGGGCGGGAGCGAGACGGCCGTCGTCCGCCTGGCCGCGGCCCTGCGGCAGCTGGGCCACCGGGTGCGGGTGGAGACCGATCCCCGCGCGCTGCGCGGCGCCGCCTGCGACGCCCTGGTCTGCTGCCGGGACTGGCGCCCCGTCATGGCGGAGGACATCTCCGCCCGCCTCCGCTACTACTGGGCCCAGGACGATGCCGACCAGCCCATCCTTCTCCCCCTCAAGGAAAAACCCGAGCTGGCCGCCGCCTTCTACCGGCGCTGCAACGGCGTCGCGCTGGTCTCCGCCTACCAATTCGGCCGCTGGGTGCACGAGCTGAAGCTGCCCCCCGTGCTGGGCCCCTCCGGCCCGGCCTTCCTCACCGCCAACGGCGTCGACGGGGCCTCCGTGCTTCCCGCGGAAGCCGTCACCCCGGACCGGCCCCGCCGCGCCTATTACGCCTCCACGCCGTTCCGCGGCCTGGACCGCCTGGTCGAATCCTGGCCTCACATCCGCGCCGCCGTGCCCGACGCCGAGCTGTGGATCTTCGGCTCCCGCCGCGTCTACAAGATGGACGACACTCCGGAAGAGGCCGCCCTTTACGAGCAGGCCGCCGCCCTGCCCGGCGTCACCTGCCACGGACCCGTCGGCCAGCGCGCCCTGCGGGAAGCGGCCCGGCAGTGCCGCGTCCTGGCCTATCCCTGCACCTTCCCTGAAACCAGCTGCATCGCCGCCATGGAGGCGATGGCGGCGGGCTGCGCCGTGGTCGCCACCCACCTGGGCGCGCTGCCGGAAACCGCCTGGCGCAATCCCCTGGTCTTCCCCACGGAAGACTGGCAGGCCGCCTGGACCTTCGAAGTCTGCCGGGCCCTGGCGGACGACACCTATTACTGCGACCTGGCCATCCAGAACGTCACCACCGCCCGCTCCTTCGGCTACGGGCGCCTGGCCCGCCAGTGGGACCGCCGCATCCGCCTGGACCACGCCTTAGGCCAAATCCCTAGGTAA
- a CDS encoding undecaprenyl-diphosphate phosphatase — protein sequence MTVPPDAAASLPQIALLGLVQGLAELLPVSSSAHVIIAEKLLRLDPSSPELTFLLVMLHTGTMGAVIVYFWNAWRENYFASAYRFGTTLANVFVATAVTGVIGFALKLLIEKVFLHAGPEGKAEVEQLFSRLPLIAGALALGGVWILLAGLNQRQERGRGKPVDGFSATWIGAAQGLCLPFRGLSRSGVTISTATLAGAGKRHAEEFSFALAVVLTPLAIAHELRRLLAAQGPGHHHLGHLGKLLLPGAFGMGCSFIAGLFALWLLSRWLQAGKWHYFGLYSLTLAVIVAGLAAAGY from the coding sequence ATGACCGTCCCCCCCGACGCGGCCGCCTCCCTGCCGCAGATCGCCCTCCTCGGCCTCGTCCAGGGCCTGGCCGAGCTCCTGCCGGTCTCCAGCTCAGCCCACGTCATCATCGCGGAAAAGCTCCTGCGCCTCGATCCCTCCAGCCCGGAGCTGACCTTCCTCCTGGTCATGCTCCACACCGGCACCATGGGCGCGGTCATCGTCTACTTCTGGAACGCCTGGCGGGAAAACTACTTCGCCAGCGCCTACCGCTTCGGCACCACGCTGGCCAACGTCTTCGTGGCCACCGCCGTCACCGGCGTCATCGGCTTCGCCCTGAAGCTCCTTATCGAAAAGGTCTTCCTCCACGCCGGGCCGGAGGGGAAGGCGGAGGTGGAGCAGCTCTTTTCCCGCCTCCCGCTCATCGCCGGGGCGCTGGCCCTGGGCGGCGTCTGGATCCTCCTTGCCGGGCTCAACCAGCGGCAGGAACGGGGCCGGGGCAAGCCCGTCGACGGCTTTTCCGCCACCTGGATCGGCGCGGCGCAGGGCCTCTGCCTGCCCTTCCGCGGCCTCTCCCGCTCCGGCGTCACCATCTCCACCGCCACCCTCGCGGGCGCGGGCAAGCGGCACGCGGAAGAATTCAGCTTCGCCCTGGCCGTGGTTCTCACCCCGCTGGCCATCGCCCACGAGCTGCGGCGGCTCCTTGCCGCGCAGGGACCGGGCCACCACCATCTGGGCCACCTGGGCAAGCTCCTCCTCCCCGGCGCCTTCGGGATGGGATGCAGCTTCATCGCCGGGCTCTTCGCCCTCTGGCTCCTCTCCCGCTGGCTTCAGGCAGGGAAATGGCACTACTTCGGCCTCTACTCCCTGACCCTCGCCGTCATCGTCGCCGGGCTGGCCGCCGCCGGCTACTAA
- a CDS encoding cation:proton antiporter, whose product MKPLEVLIFIILLLMGVPDLCRLLRRPALVYPVYFVVGMLLGGLFSPSTEGLILQVGQFGFILLLFLIGLEIDLPKRNESLVALRRAGLWIALQFPLLVLIGWLLKGTIAQSALTASALCGCSVGMAFFAWKEFPHRDEETGRGILLWMVGLEILSIFLITGADIAVEQGFSWWGLLHLLGTAIAFVLVALTADHITRGLSRLLDFTTRWRVHFIVLLIFTVAAVGERLGLSAPKTAFCLGLFVSRATHQGLQLEDHLRPIGEKLLIPVFFVSLGALLPPLAFFSWTGLWALLSAVFLLGLREVLYRRAWKRGLPGGGRSFLLVCPNLTLAGVAAETLRETGTSGELLKWLLMTSLLMTVAAIMLLPAGEKPAAPPPEEEEEPSIFAIRSFWHRRHLPPPPTPLP is encoded by the coding sequence GTGAAGCCGCTCGAGGTCCTCATCTTCATCATTCTCCTCCTCATGGGGGTGCCCGATCTTTGCCGCCTCCTGCGCCGCCCGGCGCTGGTCTATCCGGTCTACTTCGTCGTCGGCATGCTCCTGGGCGGCCTCTTCAGCCCGTCGACGGAGGGGCTCATCCTCCAGGTCGGCCAGTTCGGCTTCATCCTGCTGCTCTTCCTCATCGGCCTGGAGATCGACCTGCCGAAGCGCAACGAGAGCCTCGTCGCCCTCCGGCGGGCGGGACTCTGGATCGCGCTCCAATTCCCGCTCCTGGTCCTCATCGGCTGGCTCTTGAAAGGCACCATCGCGCAGAGCGCCCTCACCGCCAGCGCGCTCTGCGGCTGCTCCGTGGGCATGGCCTTCTTCGCCTGGAAAGAGTTTCCCCACCGGGACGAGGAAACGGGCCGCGGCATCCTCCTGTGGATGGTGGGGCTGGAAATCCTCTCCATCTTCCTCATCACCGGCGCCGATATCGCGGTGGAGCAGGGCTTTTCCTGGTGGGGGCTTCTCCACCTGCTGGGCACGGCCATCGCCTTCGTCCTCGTCGCCCTGACCGCGGACCACATCACGCGCGGCCTCAGCCGCCTGCTGGACTTCACCACCCGCTGGCGCGTCCACTTCATCGTGCTGCTCATCTTCACCGTCGCCGCCGTGGGGGAACGGCTGGGCCTTTCCGCGCCGAAGACGGCGTTCTGCCTGGGCCTCTTCGTCAGCCGCGCCACCCACCAGGGCCTCCAATTGGAGGATCACCTGCGCCCGATCGGGGAAAAGCTCCTCATCCCCGTCTTCTTCGTCAGCCTCGGCGCTCTCCTGCCGCCGCTGGCGTTCTTTAGCTGGACGGGGCTGTGGGCCCTCCTCTCCGCCGTCTTTCTCCTGGGCCTGCGGGAGGTCCTCTACCGCCGCGCCTGGAAGCGCGGCCTGCCCGGCGGCGGACGGAGCTTTCTCCTCGTCTGCCCCAACCTGACCCTGGCGGGCGTCGCCGCCGAAACCCTGCGGGAAACGGGGACCAGCGGGGAGCTGCTCAAGTGGCTCCTCATGACCAGCCTCCTCATGACCGTCGCCGCCATCATGCTCCTGCCCGCCGGGGAAAAGCCCGCCGCCCCGCCCCCGGAAGAGGAGGAGGAGCCCTCCATCTTCGCCATCCGCAGTTTTTGGCACCGGCGCCATCTTCCGCCTCCACCGACGCCCCTGCCTTGA
- a CDS encoding J domain-containing protein — MPVQFRDYYKTLGVSKTASEDEIKSAFRKLARKYHPDVAKDKTAAEEKFKEINEAYEVLGDAEKRRKYDQLGADWDQPGGGVPPRYHYARPGQGGGAEHFEFNFGGTGFSDFFEAFFGRAGGGMPGGFGRGGAQFHPERGEDIEGDILVTLEEAMRGSTRPVTVRRTDPRTGAETTQTFQVRIPPGIREGQRIRLAGQGDAGSGGAGDLYLNVRLARHPDFRVSGDDLYYELPLAPWEAVLGASVTVPTLEGTAALRIPPGAGAGQKLRLRGQGLPKREGKRGDLYAVLAIEVPTKVDEAEQALWQQLAERSSFRPRD; from the coding sequence ATGCCGGTGCAGTTCCGCGATTACTACAAGACGCTGGGCGTCTCCAAGACCGCTTCCGAGGACGAGATCAAGAGCGCCTTCCGCAAGCTGGCCCGCAAATACCACCCCGACGTAGCCAAAGACAAAACGGCCGCCGAGGAGAAGTTCAAGGAAATCAACGAGGCCTACGAGGTCCTGGGCGATGCCGAGAAGCGGCGCAAATACGACCAGCTGGGCGCCGACTGGGACCAGCCCGGCGGCGGCGTGCCGCCCCGCTACCACTACGCCCGGCCCGGCCAGGGCGGCGGCGCGGAGCACTTCGAGTTCAACTTCGGCGGCACCGGCTTCAGCGACTTCTTCGAGGCCTTCTTCGGCCGCGCCGGGGGCGGCATGCCCGGCGGCTTCGGCCGCGGCGGCGCGCAGTTCCACCCGGAGCGCGGGGAAGACATCGAGGGGGACATCCTGGTCACCCTGGAGGAGGCGATGCGCGGTTCCACCCGCCCCGTCACCGTCCGCCGCACCGATCCGCGCACCGGCGCGGAGACGACCCAGACGTTCCAGGTCCGCATCCCGCCCGGCATCCGGGAGGGGCAGCGGATCCGCCTGGCCGGCCAGGGCGACGCCGGTTCCGGCGGCGCGGGCGACCTCTACCTGAACGTCCGCCTGGCCCGCCACCCCGATTTCCGCGTCTCCGGCGACGACCTCTATTACGAGCTGCCGCTGGCCCCGTGGGAAGCCGTCCTGGGCGCCTCCGTCACCGTGCCGACGCTGGAGGGGACCGCCGCCCTCCGCATCCCGCCCGGCGCGGGCGCCGGGCAAAAGCTGCGCCTGCGCGGCCAGGGCCTGCCGAAGCGGGAGGGGAAGCGGGGCGACCTCTACGCCGTCCTGGCCATCGAGGTGCCCACGAAGGTCGACGAGGCCGAGCAGGCCCTCTGGCAGCAGCTGGCGGAACGCTCCAGCTTCCGGCCCCGGGATTAA
- a CDS encoding CsbD family protein, translated as MNTTQLKGQVKQVIGKAKDVAGQVAGKPGLTFKGKAENVAGKVQEKIGDYQEKQDKQAEAQADKRRTKPVWENEVEGDI; from the coding sequence ATGAATACCACCCAACTTAAAGGACAAGTGAAGCAGGTTATCGGCAAGGCGAAGGACGTCGCCGGGCAAGTCGCGGGGAAGCCTGGACTGACCTTTAAAGGCAAGGCTGAGAACGTCGCCGGCAAGGTTCAGGAAAAGATCGGCGATTATCAGGAAAAACAGGACAAGCAGGCCGAGGCTCAAGCCGACAAGCGCCGCACCAAGCCTGTTTGGGAAAACGAAGTGGAGGGGGACATTTAA
- a CDS encoding DUF1328 domain-containing protein, whose protein sequence is MLGWAATFLVIALVAAVFGFGGIAGSAVSIAQILFLVFLVLFVLSLLFGRRLPPSSL, encoded by the coding sequence ATGTTAGGATGGGCTGCCACCTTTCTTGTCATCGCGCTTGTCGCGGCAGTGTTCGGATTCGGCGGGATCGCCGGGTCGGCGGTTTCGATCGCCCAGATACTCTTCCTCGTGTTTCTGGTGCTCTTCGTCCTCTCGCTGCTGTTCGGCCGCCGCCTGCCTCCCTCCAGCTTATGA
- a CDS encoding DUF892 family protein, with protein MTPHSLADLFMRQLRKLEDIELQHCAVLPLLAAGATAPELRDFLALHIEETRRQVVRLQEIFHQLGIEQSCEPCATMEGLVAECEELVSGTAPGPVRDAALIAAAQCIEHHEIAAYGTARTFARRLGFSDIPELLQQSLTEEVEADRELTCLAEGSLFQMGLNQLANA; from the coding sequence GTGACGCCGCACTCCCTGGCTGACCTCTTCATGAGGCAGCTGCGCAAGCTGGAGGACATCGAACTCCAGCATTGCGCGGTGCTGCCGCTGCTGGCGGCCGGGGCGACTGCGCCGGAGTTGCGGGACTTCCTGGCGCTGCACATAGAGGAAACCCGCCGCCAGGTGGTGCGCCTCCAGGAGATCTTCCACCAGCTGGGCATCGAGCAATCCTGCGAGCCCTGCGCGACGATGGAGGGCCTCGTCGCCGAGTGTGAGGAGCTGGTTTCCGGAACGGCGCCGGGGCCGGTGCGCGATGCCGCGCTCATCGCCGCCGCCCAATGCATCGAGCATCATGAAATCGCCGCCTACGGCACGGCCCGGACCTTTGCCCGGAGGCTTGGCTTTAGCGACATCCCTGAATTGCTCCAGCAAAGCCTGACGGAGGAGGTCGAGGCGGACCGGGAATTGACCTGCTTGGCGGAGGGAAGCCTCTTCCAGATGGGCCTTAACCAATTGGCAAATGCCTGA
- a CDS encoding DUF748 domain-containing protein, with amino-acid sequence MVATLSRPVASPFRSRRHGRGWWIALGIFVVLLVGFRLALPTIVHRYVSNVLDNIPPYHGVVGDIGIHLWRGAYSIENLQLVKRDGKVDVPFFAADRIDLAVRWAALLHGKLVAKVLVVRPKINFVAATPEGGDQTEISGSWQEKFSKLFPLNFDQITLRNGEVWFHNYTSHPPVNMKLDQLQAEARNLTNSQRLSKKLVTTIDADGRLQGSGRLHAIVHSNILSKPPSFTMELSVDSLDITELNDFLKAYANITANSGKFSLYSNIESEDGEFHGYLKPLIEHLQILDFKSGDPIHLVWESIVSGFIELLKNQSHDRLATVIPVSGNVHQPKMAIIQSLLNVFRNAFIKAFGHDFEPKGVDAVSR; translated from the coding sequence ATGGTCGCCACGCTTTCACGTCCCGTCGCCTCGCCGTTCCGTTCCCGCCGCCATGGACGCGGGTGGTGGATTGCGTTGGGAATTTTTGTCGTCCTCCTTGTCGGTTTCCGCCTGGCGCTGCCGACGATCGTTCACCGGTATGTCAGCAACGTCCTGGACAATATTCCCCCCTATCACGGCGTGGTGGGGGACATCGGCATCCACCTGTGGCGCGGCGCGTATTCGATCGAGAACCTCCAGCTGGTGAAGCGGGACGGCAAGGTCGACGTGCCGTTCTTCGCCGCCGACCGGATCGACTTGGCCGTGCGCTGGGCGGCTCTGCTCCACGGGAAGCTGGTGGCAAAGGTTCTCGTCGTCCGGCCGAAGATAAACTTCGTCGCGGCGACGCCGGAGGGGGGCGACCAGACGGAGATCTCCGGCTCCTGGCAGGAGAAGTTCAGCAAGCTCTTCCCGCTTAACTTCGACCAAATCACCCTCCGCAACGGCGAGGTCTGGTTCCACAACTATACCAGCCATCCGCCGGTGAACATGAAGCTCGACCAGCTGCAGGCGGAGGCGCGGAATCTGACCAACAGCCAGCGCCTTTCCAAGAAACTGGTGACGACGATCGACGCCGACGGGCGGCTGCAGGGGAGCGGGCGGCTTCATGCCATCGTCCACTCCAACATTCTGTCGAAGCCGCCCAGCTTCACCATGGAGCTTTCCGTCGACAGCCTGGACATCACGGAGCTGAACGACTTTCTGAAGGCCTACGCGAACATCACGGCCAACTCGGGCAAATTCTCCCTCTACAGCAACATCGAGTCGGAGGACGGCGAGTTCCACGGCTATCTCAAGCCCCTGATCGAGCATCTCCAGATCCTCGACTTCAAGAGCGGCGATCCGATCCACCTGGTCTGGGAAAGCATTGTCAGCGGATTCATCGAGCTGCTCAAGAACCAGTCCCACGACCGGCTGGCCACCGTGATTCCCGTGAGCGGCAATGTCCACCAGCCGAAAATGGCGATTATCCAGTCTCTCCTGAACGTCTTCCGCAACGCCTTCATCAAGGCCTTTGGCCACGACTTTGAGCCGAAGGGCGTCGACGCGGTGAGCCGCTAG
- a CDS encoding FMN-dependent NADH-azoreductase, whose protein sequence is MSTLLHIDSSPRGERSISRHLGADFVASWEKAHPGSQVIYRDLGRQPVPYVDEAWIAAAFNPEATPEQKQVLALSETLIGELLAADHYLFTVPMYNLSVPAVFKGWIDQIVRVGKTFSFGENGLEGLLKGKKATFITASGSVFREGTPFAPWNFQEPYLRAIFGFIGVTDLHFVVADGVNDVNYGKVDRETYLQPVRAKAQELASA, encoded by the coding sequence ATGTCCACCCTCCTCCACATCGATTCCAGCCCGCGCGGCGAACGTTCCATCTCCCGCCATCTGGGGGCCGACTTCGTCGCCTCATGGGAAAAGGCCCATCCCGGCAGCCAAGTGATCTACCGCGACCTGGGCCGGCAGCCCGTCCCGTATGTCGACGAGGCCTGGATCGCCGCCGCCTTCAACCCGGAAGCCACCCCGGAACAAAAGCAGGTCCTGGCCCTGTCCGAGACCCTCATCGGAGAGCTCCTGGCCGCGGACCATTACCTCTTCACCGTCCCGATGTACAATCTCTCCGTCCCCGCCGTCTTCAAGGGGTGGATCGACCAGATCGTCCGCGTCGGCAAGACCTTCTCCTTCGGCGAGAACGGCCTGGAAGGCCTTCTCAAGGGCAAAAAGGCGACCTTCATCACCGCTAGCGGCAGCGTTTTCCGGGAAGGCACCCCGTTTGCCCCCTGGAACTTCCAGGAACCCTATCTGCGGGCCATCTTCGGCTTCATCGGCGTCACCGACCTCCACTTCGTCGTCGCCGACGGGGTGAACGACGTCAATTACGGCAAAGTCGACCGGGAGACCTACCTCCAGCCCGTCCGGGCCAAGGCCCAGGAACTGGCGAGCGCCTAA
- a CDS encoding TetR/AcrR family transcriptional regulator — MALSLDPRIQRTRQLLRQALKALLAEQGFEELTVQDIADRATVNRATFYDHFVDKAALLEELIEDSFRQMLRKREIEVATGCAGSVQRLMLAVCDYLAELGGRCPEGSRQLMPVAEAKIKETVREILLQDLRKRTEKPELAATVASWAIYGVALEWSRSDRAQSAEAFTEAALPLIAASLKMAAPGGCPGK, encoded by the coding sequence ATGGCTCTCTCTCTTGATCCCCGGATTCAGCGGACGCGCCAGCTTCTTCGGCAGGCGTTGAAGGCGCTGCTGGCAGAGCAGGGGTTTGAGGAGCTGACCGTCCAGGACATCGCCGATCGGGCGACGGTGAACCGCGCGACCTTTTATGACCATTTCGTCGATAAGGCGGCCCTTTTGGAGGAACTGATCGAGGATTCCTTCCGGCAAATGCTGCGGAAGCGGGAAATCGAGGTGGCGACCGGCTGCGCGGGGAGCGTGCAGCGGCTGATGCTGGCGGTTTGCGATTATTTGGCCGAGCTGGGCGGACGCTGCCCGGAAGGCAGCCGCCAGCTGATGCCGGTGGCGGAGGCGAAGATCAAGGAGACGGTCCGGGAGATCCTGCTGCAGGATTTGCGGAAGCGGACGGAGAAGCCGGAGCTGGCCGCCACGGTGGCCAGCTGGGCGATCTACGGCGTGGCGCTGGAGTGGAGCCGGAGCGACCGGGCTCAATCAGCCGAGGCGTTCACGGAAGCCGCCTTGCCGCTCATCGCCGCGAGCCTAAAGATGGCCGCGCCCGGCGGCTGCCCGGGCAAATAG